In a single window of the Fusobacterium varium genome:
- a CDS encoding transposase, which produces MIRGYRIKIFPKEEQKKMIHKSFGCTRFIYNWCIDRISENYNETKKTLSSIELQKEIVILKKQVEYSWLNEVSANMLKQVTIDCSNAYKRWFKLIKQNNNIKGKPRYKSRKSKQNCPTRTDRMTFNGRYVHLEKIGVVKLSKVKIALDGKLMNARLSFDGLDYWLSFGVEYKDVQLEEKPKTEPIGIDLGLKTLVYCSNGNTYEKPHTKIIDKKIKHLQRRISKIYQPMIDYCKETRTKFSTLKKSNNLIKLEKELRKYQIRKTNILDSNIHRITSDLIKINPERIVIEDLNIKGMMSNHKLARSIQSSKFYEVRKQLVYKCKNNNIKLIVADRFYPSSKTCSSCGKIKDDLKLKDRVYRCPQCGTIIDRDLNAAINLSRIS; this is translated from the coding sequence AAAGTTTTGGTTGTACAAGATTTATCTATAATTGGTGTATAGATAGAATATCTGAAAACTATAATGAAACTAAAAAGACACTAAGTTCTATTGAATTACAAAAAGAGATAGTTATTTTGAAAAAACAAGTTGAATACTCTTGGTTAAATGAAGTTAGTGCTAATATGTTGAAACAGGTAACTATTGATTGTAGTAATGCCTATAAAAGATGGTTTAAATTAATTAAACAAAATAACAATATCAAAGGTAAACCTAGATATAAATCTCGTAAATCAAAACAGAATTGTCCTACTAGAACTGATAGAATGACTTTCAATGGAAGATATGTTCATCTTGAAAAAATAGGTGTTGTTAAACTATCAAAAGTTAAAATAGCTTTAGATGGGAAATTGATGAATGCTAGATTAAGTTTTGATGGGCTAGATTATTGGTTATCTTTTGGTGTTGAATATAAAGATGTTCAATTAGAGGAGAAACCAAAAACAGAACCCATAGGAATAGATTTAGGATTAAAAACTTTAGTATATTGTTCTAATGGAAATACTTACGAAAAACCTCATACTAAGATAATAGATAAAAAGATAAAACATCTTCAACGTAGAATAAGCAAGATTTATCAACCTATGATTGATTATTGTAAGGAAACGAGAACCAAGTTTTCTACTTTAAAAAAATCTAATAACTTAATAAAACTTGAAAAAGAACTACGTAAATATCAGATTAGAAAAACAAATATATTAGATTCTAATATTCATAGAATAACTTCTGATTTAATTAAAATAAATCCAGAAAGAATAGTAATTGAAGATTTAAATATAAAGGGTATGATGAGTAATCATAAATTAGCAAGAAGTATTCAATCATCTAAATTTTATGAAGTTAGAAAACAATTAGTATATAAGTGTAAAAATAATAATATTAAATTGATAGTAGCGGATAGATTTTATCCTTCATCTAAAACTTGTAGTAGTTGTGGAAAGATAAAAGATGACTTAAAATTAAAAGATAGAGTTTATAGATGTCCACAATGTGGAACAATAATTGATAGAGATCTAAATGCTGCAATAAATTTAAGTAGAATATCTTAA
- a CDS encoding ROK family protein: protein MLKCTTLYKFNIAETSTEADKGVENLFNKLVTIVESYSKEEILGIAVSGTGQIDGSIGKVVGGNDIIPGWIGTNLVERLENKFSLPAVLENDVNCAALGEKWLGAGRGEKDFICITIGTGIGGGVVLNNEILRGDTCVAAEFGHIQIVKDGIQCLCGKKGCYERYASATALMRMAKEATGKDMNGKEIFDLEKSGDPTMKKIISEWVDYFTDGLSTIAYIFNPSLIVIGGGVTKQGDYLLDKFNESLSSKLGPNFKKNLKLKFAELGNNAGMLGATYLLLKKVGRI from the coding sequence ATATTAAAATGTACAACTTTGTATAAGTTTAATATAGCAGAGACATCAACTGAAGCCGATAAGGGAGTAGAAAATCTTTTCAATAAACTTGTAACTATAGTTGAAAGTTACTCAAAAGAGGAGATACTAGGAATAGCAGTATCTGGTACAGGACAAATAGATGGAAGTATAGGAAAAGTTGTTGGTGGGAATGATATTATCCCTGGGTGGATAGGAACAAACTTAGTTGAGAGATTAGAAAATAAATTTTCTCTACCTGCTGTTTTAGAAAACGATGTAAACTGTGCAGCATTAGGTGAAAAGTGGTTAGGAGCAGGAAGAGGAGAAAAGGATTTTATTTGTATAACTATAGGTACAGGTATTGGAGGAGGAGTTGTTTTAAACAATGAAATCCTAAGAGGAGATACTTGTGTAGCAGCTGAGTTTGGTCATATTCAAATAGTTAAAGATGGAATCCAATGTTTATGTGGAAAAAAAGGTTGTTATGAAAGATATGCTTCAGCCACTGCACTAATGAGAATGGCTAAAGAGGCAACTGGAAAAGATATGAATGGAAAAGAGATTTTTGATTTAGAAAAATCTGGAGATCCAACAATGAAAAAAATAATAAGTGAATGGGTAGACTATTTTACAGATGGTCTAAGCACTATAGCTTATATTTTCAATCCATCATTAATTGTGATAGGTGGAGGAGTAACAAAACAAGGAGATTATCTTCTTGATAAATTTAATGAAAGTTTAAGTTCTAAATTAGGGCCAAATTTTAAAAAGAACTTAAA